From Bacillus sp. Bos-x628, the proteins below share one genomic window:
- a CDS encoding dihydroorotate dehydrogenase, producing MLNVELPGLSLKNPIIPASGCFGFGKEFASLYDLSMLGGIMIKATTPEMRLGNPTPRVAETGAGMLNAIGLQNPGLKGVLDHELPWLEQFDTPIIANVAGAQIDDYVEVAEQISQAKNVHALELNISCPNVKTGGIAFGTDAKMAETLTKAVKQVSAVPVYVKLSPNVANIVEIAKAIESAGADGLTMINTLIGMRLDLKTGKPILANKTGGLSGPAVKPVAIRMVYEVSQAVRIPIIGMGGVQHAEDVLEFLLAGASAVAVGTANFVNPFVCPEIIEDLPKVLAAHGYSSVEECIGRSWKHEAFANHRT from the coding sequence ATGTTAAACGTTGAGTTACCCGGCTTATCCTTAAAGAACCCGATTATTCCGGCATCAGGGTGCTTCGGATTCGGAAAGGAATTTGCTTCCTTATATGATTTATCTATGCTGGGGGGAATCATGATCAAAGCCACTACCCCTGAAATGAGATTGGGCAACCCAACGCCAAGAGTGGCCGAGACTGGTGCAGGCATGTTAAATGCGATTGGTCTTCAAAATCCAGGTCTTAAAGGAGTGCTTGATCATGAATTGCCTTGGCTTGAACAGTTTGATACACCAATCATTGCGAACGTCGCCGGCGCGCAAATTGATGATTATGTCGAAGTAGCCGAACAAATCAGCCAAGCAAAGAATGTACATGCACTTGAACTGAATATATCTTGTCCAAATGTGAAGACAGGCGGGATCGCTTTCGGTACTGATGCGAAGATGGCTGAGACATTAACAAAAGCAGTGAAGCAAGTCTCGGCTGTTCCTGTTTACGTGAAACTGTCACCAAATGTGGCCAATATTGTTGAAATTGCAAAAGCAATTGAATCGGCTGGTGCGGATGGACTCACCATGATTAACACTTTAATTGGCATGCGGCTTGATTTAAAAACAGGGAAGCCCATTCTAGCAAATAAAACAGGCGGATTATCAGGTCCAGCAGTAAAACCTGTCGCCATTCGAATGGTATATGAAGTCAGTCAGGCTGTTCGTATCCCGATTATTGGGATGGGCGGAGTTCAACATGCAGAAGATGTGCTTGAATTCCTACTGGCAGGCGCAAGTGCAGTAGCTGTTGGAACAGCCAATTTTGTGAATCCATTCGTTTGTCCAGAAATCATTGAAGATCTGCCTAAAGTTCTGGCGGCTCATGGTTATTCATCAGTAGAGGAATGTATCGGAAGGAGCTGGAAGCATGAAGCATTTGCCAATCATCGCACTTGA
- a CDS encoding dihydroorotase has product MSYLIKNGFILTSTGERVQQDIRIKGEVIQAIGHLEREDKEAVIDAAGLFVSPGLIDLHVHLREPGGEKKETIETGTKAAARGGYTTIAAMPNTRPVPDTKEQMEWLMKRMKETSSIRVLPYASITIRQNGEEMTDFAALKEAGAFAFTDDGVGIQTAGMMYEAMKKAASLDQAIVAHCEDNSLIYGGSVHEGEFSKANGLNGIPSICESVHIARDVLLAEAANCHYHVCHISTKESVRVVRDAKKAGIRVTAEVSPHHLLLCDTDIPGLDTNYKMNPPLRGAEDREALIEGLLDGTIDFIATDHAPHTEEEKNERMQLAPFGIVGLETAFPLLYTHFVKTGEWTLKELVDYMTIKPAEAFSLPYGKLEKGQVADVTLIDLNKEMAIDKNNFLSKGKNTPFDKLIVSGWPVMTIASGKVVYEEGRLVK; this is encoded by the coding sequence ATGTCATATCTCATTAAAAACGGCTTTATCTTAACAAGCACAGGTGAAAGAGTTCAGCAAGATATCAGAATAAAGGGAGAAGTGATACAAGCGATTGGTCATTTGGAGAGAGAAGACAAAGAAGCAGTAATTGATGCAGCAGGGCTATTCGTATCACCAGGTTTGATTGATCTGCATGTGCACTTAAGAGAACCGGGTGGTGAAAAAAAAGAGACCATTGAAACAGGCACTAAGGCAGCAGCAAGAGGCGGATATACGACGATTGCAGCCATGCCAAATACAAGACCAGTTCCAGATACAAAGGAACAAATGGAATGGCTCATGAAGCGAATGAAAGAGACTTCATCAATTCGAGTTTTACCATATGCGTCCATTACAATAAGACAAAATGGAGAAGAGATGACGGACTTTGCGGCGTTAAAAGAAGCTGGTGCATTTGCCTTTACTGATGACGGGGTTGGCATCCAAACAGCCGGAATGATGTATGAGGCGATGAAAAAAGCTGCAAGCCTAGATCAAGCGATTGTGGCTCACTGTGAAGATAATTCCCTGATTTATGGAGGAAGCGTCCATGAAGGTGAATTCTCTAAAGCAAATGGTTTAAATGGAATTCCGTCAATTTGTGAATCGGTGCATATTGCAAGAGATGTCCTCTTAGCAGAAGCGGCGAACTGTCATTACCATGTCTGTCATATCAGCACTAAAGAATCCGTCAGAGTCGTACGAGATGCAAAAAAAGCAGGCATTCGCGTGACAGCTGAAGTCTCGCCACATCATTTGCTTTTATGTGATACGGACATACCAGGCCTTGATACAAACTATAAAATGAACCCGCCACTTAGAGGAGCGGAAGATCGTGAGGCACTTATCGAAGGTCTGCTAGACGGCACCATTGATTTTATTGCAACAGACCATGCCCCGCATACAGAAGAAGAAAAAAATGAAAGGATGCAGCTTGCACCTTTTGGGATTGTTGGACTTGAAACAGCGTTCCCGCTTCTATATACCCATTTTGTAAAAACGGGCGAATGGACATTAAAAGAGCTTGTTGATTATATGACAATCAAACCAGCAGAAGCCTTTTCCCTTCCGTATGGTAAGTTAGAAAAGGGCCAAGTGGCTGATGTTACACTTATTGATTTAAATAAGGAAATGGCAATAGACAAAAATAACTTCTTATCAAAAGGGAAAAATACACCGTTTGACAAATTGATTGTATCAGGATGGCCTGTGATGACGATTGCATCTGGAAAGGTCGTTTATGAAGAGGGGAGACTAGTAAAATGA
- a CDS encoding inorganic phosphate transporter has protein sequence MEIAAILFSLFFALNIGASGAAASMGIAYGSGAIQKPLYALIVCAGGILAGSVIGGGEVVKTISSGIMPESVITLEIVCIIIGSAALSLFIANLMAIPLSTSEVTVGAVVGVAVAYKVLFVKSILVIVAFWIIIPLIAFAFTFTVIKIIRLFPKRTLSKKGVGILSIALIISGFLEAFSAGMNNVANAVGPLVASGVLSVGQGTLYGGIFVALGALLLGRRVLETNGKKITRYQTGEGILLSSTGAGLVIVSSIFGLPVPLTQITSSSIIGLGMAKGGPNIFHKHVVKKMLKVWVVSPFLSLSLSYLLVSFFLKGDYYSIFIMMSVLFASLGALSLMKAVKNESNSIHEQGGGI, from the coding sequence ATGGAAATCGCTGCAATTTTATTTAGTTTATTCTTTGCTTTAAATATTGGCGCAAGCGGAGCAGCAGCTTCTATGGGAATTGCGTACGGATCAGGAGCGATTCAAAAACCGCTGTATGCACTCATCGTTTGTGCTGGAGGTATTTTAGCAGGTTCAGTGATTGGCGGCGGTGAAGTTGTCAAAACCATCAGTTCTGGTATTATGCCAGAATCTGTGATTACACTTGAAATTGTTTGCATTATCATTGGTTCCGCTGCATTATCATTATTTATTGCGAATCTGATGGCCATCCCGCTATCCACAAGTGAAGTAACGGTTGGAGCTGTTGTTGGTGTTGCCGTGGCATACAAAGTATTGTTTGTAAAATCCATTTTAGTGATCGTCGCATTTTGGATCATTATTCCACTCATTGCTTTTGCTTTCACGTTTACTGTGATCAAAATCATCAGACTGTTCCCAAAACGCACATTATCTAAAAAAGGTGTCGGCATTCTTTCTATCGCTTTAATCATCAGTGGCTTTCTAGAGGCTTTTTCAGCTGGTATGAACAATGTTGCCAATGCTGTAGGTCCGCTAGTGGCATCAGGTGTCCTGTCAGTAGGGCAAGGTACACTTTACGGGGGGATATTTGTCGCGCTTGGTGCACTTTTACTCGGTAGGAGAGTACTTGAAACAAACGGTAAGAAAATCACACGATATCAAACAGGTGAAGGCATCTTACTCTCTAGTACCGGTGCCGGACTTGTCATTGTGAGTTCTATTTTCGGCTTGCCTGTACCACTTACCCAAATCACCTCTTCATCAATTATTGGTCTTGGGATGGCAAAGGGTGGACCGAACATTTTTCATAAACATGTCGTGAAAAAGATGCTGAAAGTCTGGGTTGTTTCTCCATTCTTATCACTCAGCTTGTCTTATTTGCTGGTAAGCTTTTTCTTAAAAGGAGACTATTATTCTATCTTTATCATGATGAGTGTGTTATTTGCCTCACTCGGCGCATTAAGTCTGATGAAGGCAGTCAAAAATGAAAGCAACTCCATCCATGAACAAGGCGGCGGCATTTAA
- a CDS encoding dihydroorotate dehydrogenase electron transfer subunit, with translation MKKAYLTVVSNRKIADHIYEMTLKGDLVESFQTAGQFLHIKVSESMTPLLRRPISIANIHAEQKEATIIFRAEGEGTKLLSQKQAGELVDVLGPLGNGYNPSVVHPRQTALLVGGGIGVPPLYELSKRLTKKGVIVKHVLGFQSKKDVFYEEKFQALGDTFIATVDGTHGAKGFVTHVIEENEMSFDVLFSCGPTPMLKALKDAYPHKPVYISMEERMGCGIGACFACVCHTDQHEKPYVKVCLDGPVFKAEEVALSC, from the coding sequence ATGAAAAAAGCATACTTGACGGTCGTCTCTAACCGAAAGATCGCTGATCATATTTACGAAATGACATTAAAAGGGGACCTTGTTGAATCATTTCAAACCGCTGGACAATTTCTTCATATAAAGGTCAGTGAATCGATGACGCCATTACTGAGAAGACCGATCAGTATTGCGAATATTCATGCCGAGCAAAAAGAAGCGACGATCATTTTCAGAGCAGAGGGAGAGGGGACAAAGCTCCTTTCCCAAAAGCAAGCAGGTGAGCTAGTCGACGTATTAGGGCCGCTAGGTAACGGATATAATCCTTCTGTAGTCCACCCAAGACAGACCGCATTACTTGTAGGTGGGGGAATTGGTGTGCCACCGCTTTACGAGCTGTCAAAGCGTTTAACGAAAAAAGGCGTTATCGTCAAGCATGTTCTCGGTTTTCAATCAAAAAAAGACGTATTTTACGAGGAGAAATTCCAAGCGCTCGGAGATACTTTTATCGCCACTGTTGATGGAACCCACGGAGCAAAAGGCTTTGTCACACATGTGATAGAAGAGAACGAAATGAGCTTTGATGTGCTGTTTTCATGCGGACCGACACCAATGTTAAAAGCACTAAAAGATGCTTATCCACATAAACCTGTCTACATTTCAATGGAAGAACGGATGGGTTGCGGTATTGGTGCATGCTTTGCATGTGTATGTCATACTGATCAGCACGAAAAGCCGTACGTTAAAGTATGTCTTGATGGACCAGTTTTTAAAGCAGAGGAGGTGGCATTATCATGTTAA
- a CDS encoding carbamoyl phosphate synthase small subunit, with protein MKRRLVLENGTVFEGIGFGSLEPSVGEVVFNTGMTGYQEILSDPSYCGQLVTLTYPLIGNYGINRDDFESITPFVKGLIVKELCEKPSNWRSSYSLDEYLKMKNIPGLSGIDTRKLTRIIRSAGTLRGTFAGPDEQVDEVVRRLQTFQLPTDQVRQVSAKNAYPSPGRGKRIVLVDFGMKHGILRELNKRDCDVIVVPYNITANEVLQLKPDGIMLSNGPGDPVDVPEAVEMIQQLIGKVPLFGICLGHQLFALACGASTEKMPFGHRGSNHPVKELATGKVTLTSQNHGYTVSAINEELLEVTHIALNDNTIEGLKHKEAPAFTVQYHPEASPGPEDANYLFDEFMEMIHTTEKVGEEVCQNV; from the coding sequence ATGAAGAGACGCTTAGTACTAGAAAACGGAACAGTATTTGAAGGAATAGGCTTTGGCAGTTTAGAACCGTCAGTCGGAGAAGTGGTCTTTAACACAGGGATGACTGGCTATCAGGAAATTTTGTCTGACCCATCATACTGCGGACAATTGGTCACACTGACATATCCACTCATTGGCAACTATGGCATAAACCGTGATGATTTTGAATCGATTACACCGTTTGTCAAAGGACTGATTGTCAAAGAGCTTTGTGAAAAGCCCTCAAACTGGCGCTCTTCCTACTCGCTTGATGAATATTTAAAAATGAAAAACATTCCAGGGCTTAGCGGAATTGATACACGAAAACTGACAAGAATCATCAGAAGTGCTGGGACATTAAGAGGGACTTTTGCAGGACCGGATGAACAAGTAGATGAAGTCGTTCGTCGCCTTCAAACCTTTCAGCTTCCAACGGACCAAGTGAGACAAGTATCGGCAAAAAATGCGTATCCAAGTCCAGGAAGAGGAAAGAGAATTGTTCTTGTGGATTTTGGGATGAAGCACGGTATACTGCGCGAGCTCAATAAGCGTGATTGTGATGTGATAGTTGTCCCATACAATATTACAGCAAATGAAGTCTTGCAGCTAAAGCCTGATGGGATCATGCTCTCAAACGGACCTGGAGATCCAGTCGATGTGCCTGAAGCAGTCGAAATGATTCAGCAATTGATTGGAAAGGTACCACTCTTTGGAATTTGCCTGGGGCACCAGCTATTTGCTCTTGCGTGCGGTGCAAGTACAGAAAAAATGCCATTTGGTCATAGAGGATCAAACCATCCAGTCAAAGAATTAGCCACTGGAAAGGTCACACTGACTTCTCAAAACCATGGGTATACGGTAAGCGCAATTAATGAAGAACTGCTTGAAGTGACCCATATCGCATTAAATGACAATACGATTGAAGGATTAAAACATAAAGAAGCACCAGCTTTCACTGTGCAGTATCATCCAGAAGCATCACCGGGTCCAGAAGATGCGAACTACTTATTTGACGAGTTCATGGAAATGATTCATACGACTGAGAAAGTAGGGGAAGAAGTATGCCAAAACGTGTAG
- a CDS encoding YezD family protein: MEVKQNQDEDLVKNMQELIGDMKFGSITLIVQDGQIIQVEKNEKIRLK, from the coding sequence ATGGAAGTGAAACAAAACCAGGATGAAGACTTAGTGAAAAACATGCAAGAATTGATTGGAGATATGAAATTCGGTTCAATCACATTGATTGTTCAAGACGGTCAAATAATTCAAGTAGAGAAAAATGAAAAAATCAGATTGAAGTAG
- the pyrE gene encoding orotate phosphoribosyltransferase, whose product MKTKIAKHLLQIKAVSLKPDAPFTWASGIKSPIYCDNRLTLSYPNVRNDIAEGLKDLIQTYFEGAEVIAGTATAGIPHAALVADRLNLPMCYVRNKPKAHGKGNQIEGAVTTGQKVVVVEDLISTGGSVLEVVAALQDEGCEVLGVAAIFTYGLPKAVAAFAEKDIPYVTLTDYDALTDAALELRAIEPSAMNKLKRWRQDPSSESWMEETL is encoded by the coding sequence ATGAAAACGAAAATTGCTAAACATTTATTACAAATCAAAGCCGTCTCCTTAAAACCAGATGCACCATTCACGTGGGCAAGCGGTATTAAATCACCGATTTACTGCGATAATCGCCTGACATTATCGTACCCTAACGTCAGAAATGACATCGCTGAAGGACTTAAAGATCTCATTCAAACTTATTTTGAGGGAGCAGAAGTGATAGCCGGTACTGCAACGGCCGGAATCCCGCATGCGGCATTGGTGGCAGATCGTCTAAATTTGCCTATGTGTTATGTGAGAAATAAGCCAAAAGCACATGGAAAAGGAAATCAGATCGAAGGAGCGGTAACGACTGGTCAAAAGGTTGTCGTCGTAGAAGATCTCATTTCAACTGGAGGGAGCGTCCTTGAAGTTGTCGCCGCCCTTCAAGATGAGGGCTGTGAAGTGCTTGGGGTTGCAGCCATTTTCACATATGGATTGCCAAAAGCAGTTGCTGCTTTTGCAGAAAAAGACATTCCATATGTCACACTGACAGACTATGATGCGTTGACAGATGCGGCACTTGAGCTAAGAGCCATCGAGCCATCTGCTATGAATAAACTTAAACGCTGGAGACAAGACCCTTCCTCTGAATCTTGGATGGAAGAGACGCTATAA
- the carB gene encoding carbamoyl-phosphate synthase large subunit, protein MPKRVDIKKILVIGSGPIIIGQAAEFDYAGTQACLALKEEGYEVVLVNSNPATIMTDTEMADKVYIEPLTSEFLTRIIRKERPDAILPTLGGQTGLNLAVELSDLGVLAECGVEVLGTKLSAIQKAEDRDLFRNLMRELNEPVPESEIIHNLDEAMTFVNKIGFPVIVRPAYTLGGTGGGICTNEQELKEIVENGLKLSPVTQCLLEKSIAGFKEIEYEVMRDSSDHAIVVCNMENFDPVGIHTGDSIVVAPSQTLSDREYQLLRNVSLKLIRALGIEGGCNVQLALDPNSFQYYIIEVNPRVSRSSALASKATGYPIAKLAAKIAVGLTLDEMMNPVTGKTYAAFEPALDYIVSKIPRWPFDKFESANRRLGTQMKATGEVMAIGRTLEESLLKAVRSLEADVHHIELKDEAEITNEVLEKRIKKAGDERLFYIAEALRRGYTVDQIHEFSQIDYFFLHKLEGIIALEQTLKENKGNTDVLREAKEKGFSDIYISRKWGMNEADLYQLRKETGIVPVYKMVDTCAAEFESETPYFYSTYEDENESERTDKKSVIVLGSGPIRIGQGVEFDYATVHSVWAIKQAGYEAIIINNNPETVSTDFSISDKLYFEPLTVEDVMHIIDLEQPEGVVVQFGGQTAINLADELSNRGVKILGTSLEDLDRAENRDKFEQTLETLGVPQPKGKTATSIPEAVDIANHIGYPVLVRPSYVLGGRAMEIVYQENELLHYMKNAVKVNPQHPVLIDKYLTGKEIEVDAVSDGETVVIPGIMEHIERAGVHSGDSIAVYPPQTLSEEMKEKIAEYTIKLAKGLNIIGLLNIQFVLSKGEVYVLEVNPRSSRTVPFISKITGIPMANLATKVILGDKLKNYGYQEGLYEEQAGVYVKVPVFSFAKLRRVDITLGPEMKSTGEVMGKDVTIEKALYKGLIASGIQIPNDGTVILTVADKDKEEGLEIARRFHAIGYHILATEGTANYLKQASIPSSVVGKIGEEGKNLLDVIRNGEAQFVINTLTKGKQPARDGFRIRRESVENGVACLTSLDTAEAILRVLESMTFRTDEMPEVKTNAEVTVTI, encoded by the coding sequence ATGCCAAAACGTGTAGACATCAAGAAGATATTAGTAATCGGATCAGGTCCTATCATCATCGGTCAGGCAGCGGAGTTTGACTATGCAGGGACACAAGCTTGCTTAGCGCTAAAAGAAGAGGGTTATGAAGTCGTTCTTGTGAACTCAAATCCAGCGACGATCATGACAGATACAGAAATGGCTGACAAGGTATATATCGAACCGCTTACATCGGAATTTTTAACACGAATCATTCGGAAAGAGCGCCCTGATGCGATCCTGCCGACACTTGGTGGGCAAACAGGTCTAAACCTTGCCGTTGAATTATCAGATCTTGGGGTATTAGCTGAATGCGGTGTTGAAGTGCTTGGTACAAAGCTGTCAGCGATTCAAAAAGCAGAAGACAGAGATTTATTCCGTAATTTGATGAGAGAGTTGAATGAACCTGTTCCAGAAAGTGAAATCATCCATAATCTTGATGAGGCAATGACCTTCGTGAACAAAATCGGCTTCCCAGTCATTGTTCGACCAGCTTATACTTTAGGCGGAACTGGCGGCGGAATCTGTACAAACGAACAAGAACTGAAAGAAATCGTTGAAAATGGTCTCAAGCTGAGCCCTGTGACACAATGCTTACTCGAAAAAAGTATCGCAGGTTTTAAAGAAATTGAATATGAAGTGATGCGTGACAGTAGTGACCATGCGATCGTTGTATGTAACATGGAGAATTTTGACCCAGTCGGTATTCATACAGGTGACAGTATTGTTGTCGCACCAAGCCAAACCTTAAGTGACCGTGAATACCAGCTGCTGAGAAATGTGTCACTCAAGCTTATCCGTGCACTAGGCATTGAAGGCGGCTGTAATGTACAGCTTGCTTTAGACCCAAACAGCTTTCAATACTACATCATTGAAGTGAACCCGCGCGTGAGCCGTTCGTCTGCGCTTGCTTCTAAAGCGACAGGTTATCCAATTGCAAAGCTTGCAGCCAAAATCGCTGTCGGCTTAACACTAGATGAAATGATGAACCCAGTGACAGGCAAAACATATGCCGCCTTTGAACCAGCACTTGACTATATCGTTTCAAAAATTCCGCGCTGGCCGTTTGATAAATTTGAATCTGCGAACAGACGACTTGGTACACAAATGAAAGCAACAGGAGAAGTCATGGCGATTGGGCGCACATTAGAGGAGTCACTTTTAAAGGCTGTACGTTCACTTGAAGCGGACGTGCATCACATCGAACTAAAAGATGAAGCGGAAATCACAAATGAAGTGCTAGAGAAGCGGATTAAAAAAGCAGGCGATGAACGACTATTTTATATCGCTGAGGCGCTTAGAAGAGGCTATACGGTCGACCAAATTCATGAATTTTCTCAAATCGATTATTTCTTCCTTCATAAACTGGAAGGCATTATCGCACTTGAACAGACGTTAAAAGAAAACAAAGGCAATACAGACGTATTAAGAGAAGCAAAAGAGAAGGGCTTCTCAGACATCTATATTAGCCGAAAATGGGGCATGAATGAAGCAGATCTCTATCAGCTAAGAAAAGAAACAGGTATTGTACCTGTCTATAAAATGGTCGATACATGTGCGGCAGAATTTGAATCAGAAACGCCTTATTTCTACAGCACCTATGAAGACGAAAACGAATCAGAACGAACAGATAAGAAAAGTGTCATCGTGTTAGGCTCAGGCCCAATCCGAATTGGACAAGGGGTTGAATTTGATTATGCGACTGTCCATTCTGTATGGGCGATTAAACAAGCAGGGTATGAAGCCATTATTATTAACAACAATCCAGAGACCGTGTCAACAGACTTCAGTATTTCAGATAAGCTTTACTTTGAACCACTGACAGTGGAAGATGTCATGCATATCATTGATCTTGAACAACCAGAAGGTGTTGTCGTTCAGTTCGGCGGACAAACAGCCATTAATTTAGCGGATGAACTATCCAATAGAGGCGTAAAGATTCTAGGGACTTCACTTGAAGACCTTGATCGCGCTGAAAACCGTGACAAGTTTGAACAAACACTAGAAACACTTGGCGTTCCGCAGCCAAAAGGAAAAACAGCGACCTCTATTCCGGAGGCAGTCGACATTGCCAATCATATCGGATATCCAGTGCTTGTCCGTCCTTCCTATGTATTAGGCGGACGTGCGATGGAAATCGTTTATCAAGAAAACGAGCTCCTTCATTATATGAAGAATGCGGTCAAAGTAAATCCACAGCATCCTGTCTTGATTGACAAGTATTTAACAGGTAAGGAAATTGAAGTAGATGCCGTGTCTGATGGAGAAACTGTTGTCATCCCAGGCATTATGGAGCATATTGAACGGGCTGGTGTTCACTCTGGCGATTCCATTGCGGTCTACCCTCCGCAAACCTTGTCAGAGGAGATGAAAGAAAAGATTGCTGAGTATACCATTAAACTAGCAAAAGGGCTTAACATCATCGGGCTGCTTAACATTCAGTTTGTTTTATCAAAAGGTGAAGTGTACGTTCTAGAAGTGAATCCGCGCTCAAGCCGGACTGTTCCATTCATAAGTAAGATTACTGGCATCCCAATGGCAAACCTAGCGACAAAAGTCATTTTAGGTGACAAGCTCAAAAACTATGGCTACCAAGAAGGACTATACGAGGAGCAAGCGGGTGTGTACGTCAAAGTACCGGTCTTCTCCTTTGCAAAACTAAGAAGAGTCGATATTACACTTGGACCTGAAATGAAATCAACAGGTGAAGTCATGGGGAAAGATGTCACAATCGAAAAAGCCCTGTACAAAGGATTAATCGCATCAGGTATTCAAATTCCTAATGACGGAACTGTGATCTTGACAGTGGCTGATAAGGATAAAGAAGAAGGACTTGAGATTGCGAGAAGATTCCATGCGATTGGATATCATATTTTGGCAACAGAAGGAACGGCGAATTACTTAAAACAAGCATCCATTCCATCAAGTGTTGTAGGCAAAATAGGAGAAGAAGGCAAAAATCTTCTAGATGTAATCCGAAACGGTGAAGCTCAATTTGTCATCAATACACTGACAAAAGGAAAACAGCCAGCTAGAGATGGTTTTAGAATCAGACGTGAATCTGTTGAAAACGGCGTGGCTTGCTTAACCTCACTAGATACGGCAGAGGCCATTTTAAGAGTGCTAGAGAGCATGACATTTAGAACAGACGAAATGCCAGAAGTGAAAACGAATGCTGAGGTGACAGTAACAATATGA
- the pyrF gene encoding orotidine-5'-phosphate decarboxylase produces the protein MKHLPIIALDFPSGSEALAFLDLFAGKPLFVKVGMELFYQEGPAIIETLKQKNCRIFLDLKLHDIPTTVQKAMNRLAALGVDLVNVHAAGGKRMMQAAVEGLESGTSAKQSRPNIIAVTQLTSTSEDIMKKEILIDRPLEETVLHYGQMAYESGLDGVVCSVHESKAIHEHISPSFLTVTPGIRLPNDQTDDQKRVATPAFAKEQGVSQIVVGRSITKAANPIAAYHQMIKEWERQPYENENC, from the coding sequence ATGAAGCATTTGCCAATCATCGCACTTGATTTTCCATCAGGGAGCGAGGCGCTTGCCTTTTTAGATCTATTTGCAGGAAAGCCATTATTTGTAAAGGTTGGCATGGAGCTTTTTTACCAAGAAGGTCCTGCCATAATTGAAACACTGAAACAAAAAAATTGCCGTATTTTCCTTGACTTGAAATTACATGACATTCCAACAACGGTTCAAAAAGCCATGAACCGGCTTGCAGCACTTGGGGTGGATTTGGTTAATGTCCATGCTGCAGGCGGAAAAAGAATGATGCAAGCAGCGGTAGAAGGTCTTGAAAGCGGAACATCAGCTAAACAAAGTAGGCCGAACATTATTGCAGTGACTCAGCTCACAAGTACGTCAGAAGACATCATGAAAAAAGAAATACTCATTGATCGTCCACTTGAGGAGACAGTGCTTCATTACGGACAAATGGCATACGAGAGCGGACTAGACGGTGTTGTGTGCTCTGTACATGAATCAAAGGCCATTCATGAGCATATCTCACCATCCTTCCTCACCGTCACACCAGGTATTCGTTTGCCGAATGATCAAACCGATGACCAAAAGCGTGTAGCCACACCTGCCTTTGCAAAAGAACAAGGTGTTTCACAAATTGTTGTGGGGAGATCGATCACCAAAGCAGCAAATCCAATTGCAGCCTATCATCAAATGATCAAAGAGTGGGAGAGACAGCCGTATGAAAACGAAAATTGCTAA
- a CDS encoding phosphoadenylyl-sulfate reductase, translated as MLTYENWQEPSITFQEDDMYKGALSVLKWAYGHYGDQLVYACSFGIEGIVLIDLIAKVKKDASIVFLDTGLHFKETYETIDAVKERYPGLDIVMKTPDLTVEQQNEQHGDKLWETNPQSCCHMRKVIPLQEALSGYPAWLSGLRREQSPKRAGTNFLNKDDKFQSVKVCPLIHWTWKDIWRYASKQELAYNPLHDRGYPSIGCAPCTQPAFTADDLRSGRWAGTAKTECGLHE; from the coding sequence ATGTTAACATATGAAAATTGGCAAGAGCCGTCCATTACATTTCAAGAGGACGATATGTATAAAGGAGCGCTATCTGTGCTGAAATGGGCGTACGGTCATTATGGTGATCAGCTCGTTTATGCATGTAGCTTCGGTATAGAAGGCATTGTCTTGATTGATTTAATCGCTAAAGTCAAAAAAGATGCGAGCATTGTCTTTTTAGATACAGGACTACATTTCAAAGAGACTTACGAGACAATTGATGCGGTGAAGGAAAGATACCCCGGATTAGATATTGTGATGAAAACACCTGATCTGACAGTTGAACAGCAGAATGAACAGCATGGTGACAAACTGTGGGAAACAAATCCTCAAAGCTGTTGCCATATGCGGAAGGTCATTCCCTTGCAAGAAGCACTATCAGGCTATCCGGCGTGGCTTTCTGGCTTAAGAAGGGAGCAGTCACCAAAAAGAGCAGGTACAAACTTTTTAAATAAGGATGATAAATTCCAATCAGTGAAAGTGTGTCCGCTCATCCACTGGACTTGGAAAGATATATGGAGATATGCATCTAAGCAGGAACTTGCTTATAATCCGCTACATGATCGAGGATACCCAAGTATTGGCTGTGCACCATGTACACAACCAGCCTTCACTGCAGATGATCTGCGTTCTGGAAGGTGGGCTGGAACAGCAAAGACGGAGTGCGGATTACATGAGTAA